Proteins encoded within one genomic window of Neodiprion fabricii isolate iyNeoFabr1 chromosome 6, iyNeoFabr1.1, whole genome shotgun sequence:
- the LOC124185774 gene encoding septin-interacting protein 1 has product MSEDEVESFEITDYDLDNEFNINRPRRKLSKKQQMLGIWADDSDEEEVPARPSFKSSNRGPKNYTAPVSFVAGGIQQAGQPKDDKKESDGDKDDDDEGGRPKRGDADYVPNSSSDSDDQGPSFARAKPSFSLNLEGDIAGLRKRRTSVNPVLMKSGVGSWEMHTKGIGAKLLLQMGFEPGKGLGKKLQGIMAPVEAHLRKGRGAIGAYGPEKLAKVPEKKKDEDVEEEKEFKAKLSQWRKGETVSKKKVRYCYRSVDQVLEDGKLRPNRKVQSNSEMSKVKVIDMTGPEQRVLSGYHAIGGGQQRPDETVTPVDVKKTGVNFALPELRHNLNLLVDLCEQDIIQNDRRTRHMSDRVVALEAERSNLSKIVDQHEQLMDTLENVLSIVDQLMDQSNDLSLEETAAAFKDLQEKYYEEYKMYELGELATGLVGPKVKEFLSTWNPLTNPTHPIPLFKQWKNILESGRSTLQSGALQPYDQLVWNSWMPSIRGAVQQWACRQPDPLVELLEQWIPLLPGWILENILDLLVLPKLTLEVEEWNPLTDTVPIHTWIHPWLPLIGNRLDTAVYPIIRRKLGSALGGWHPSDRSARLMLQPWSLVFKKGDMEAFLVKNIIPKLQVVLAEFVINPHQQHLDQWNWVFEWNEMLPIHTMAGLLDKFFFPKWLQVLALWLNHSPNYDQVTNWYMGWKGMLSDKLLAEPQIKDYFKKALDMMNRAVAAPQGHQPGAMEQVSYLTNLERTQTALPPSAPAAQPRMERIAEAVRTASQIPQGFKDLIQKRCEERGILFMPVPNRYREGKQVYKVGNVQAYIDRNVVFVCHNGSTWAPTHLNALLDMAEI; this is encoded by the exons ATGTCTGAGGACGAagtcgaaagttttgaaataacaGACTACGATCTGGACAATGAATTCAACATTAATCGTCCTCGGCGAAAACTGTCCAAAAAACAACAGATGCTTG GAATATGGGCTGATGACAGTGATGAGGAAGAAGTGCCAGCACGACCTTCCTTCAAATCATCAAATCGTGGCCCCAAGAATTACACCGCACCAGTTAGTTTTGTTGCCGGTGGTATTCAGCAAGCTGGACAGCCCAAGGATGACAAGAAAGAATCTGATGGAGACAAAGATGATGACGACGAAGGTGGTCGGCCGAAACGAGGAGATGCTGATTACGTTCCCAACAGTTCTAG TGACTCAGATGACCAAGGACCGAGCTTCGCTAGAGCAAAGCCATCATTTTCCTTGAATCTAGAAGGTGACATAGCTGGTCtgcgaaaaagaagaacatcAGTTAACCCAGTACTTATGAAATCAGGAGTCGGAAGTTGGGAAATGCACACAAAAGGAATTGGAGCGAAACTCTTGCTTCAG ATGGGTTTTGAACCGGGTAAAGGTCTCGGTAAGAAGTTGCAAGGTATAATGGCTCCGGTAGAGGCTCATCTCCGTAAAGGCAGGGGAGCGATAGGTGCTTATGGTCCAGAAAAGTTGGCCAAGGTgcctgaaaagaaaaaagacgagGATGtagaggaggagaaggagttCAAAGCAAAATTATCGCAATGGCGAAAGGGGGAGACGGTCAGCAAGAAGAAAGTGAGATATTGCTACAGGAGCGTTGACCAAGTACTGGAGGATGGCAAGTTAAGACCGAACCGAAAAGTTCAGTCGAACAGTGAAATGAGCAAAGTCAAAGTCATCGACATGACAGGACCTGAACAACGAGTGTTAAGCGGCTATCATGCAATCGGTGGTGGACAACAGCGACCCGATGAGACTGTTACACCGGTCGATGTAAAGAAAACAGGCGTGAATTTTGCCCTCCCTGAACTCCGCCATAATCTCAATTTGCTAGTCGATTTGTGCGAGCAAGACATTATACAGAACGATCGCCGAACTCGTCATATGTCCGACAGGGTGGTAGCTCTTGAGGCGGAAAGGTCAAATTTATCTAAGATAGTAGACCAGCACGAACAGCTAATGGACACTCTGGAAAACGTTCTATCTATCGTCGATCAGCTCATGGACCAATCCAATGATCTGTCCCTAGAGGAAACTGCAGCAGCCTTCAAAGATCTTCAGGAGAAATATTACGAAGAGTATAAAATGTACGAATTAGGTGAACTTGCCACAGGCCTGGTCGGTCCTAAAGTTAAGGAATTCTTATCTACTTGGAATCCATTGACGAACCCTACGCACCCCATTCCACTATTCAAGCagtggaaaaatattcttgaaagtGGCAGAAGCACCTTGCAAAGCGGAGCTCTGCAACCCTACGATCAACTGGTATGGAACTCTTGGATGCCGTCAATAAGAGGCGCTGTGCA ACAGTGGGCTTGCCGGCAACCTGATCCTCTAGTCGAGCTTCTAGAGCAATGGATTCCTCTTCTGCCAGGATGGATACTGGAAAACATACTCGACTTGTTGGTTCTACCCAAATTGACGCTGGAAGTTGAGGAATGGAATCCTCTCACCGACACAGTACCAATTCATACCTGGATTCATCCCTGGTTACCATTGATAG GTAATCGCTTAGACACCGCAGTGTATCCGATCATTCGTCGTAAGTTGGGCTCAGCGCTAGGAGGGTGGCATCCTTCGGACAGATCAGCAAGACTGATGCTACAGCCGTGGTCCCTGGTGTTCAAGAAGGGAGACATGGAAGCTTTCCTGGTGAAGAACATCATTCCAAAACTTCAAGTAGTTTTAGCCGAATTTGTGATCAACCCGCACCAGCAGCATCTGGACCAATGGAATTGGGTATTTGAATGGAACGAAATGCTGCCGATTCACACCATGGCAGGTCTACTggataaattctttttccctAAATGGCTTCAAGTCCTGGCTCTCTGGTTAAATCATTCTCCCAATTACGATCAAGTCACCAACTGGTATATGGGATGGAAGGGAATGCTGAGTGACAAACTGCTGGCAGAGCCGCAAATAAAGG aCTACTTCAAGAAGGCGTTGGACATGATGAACAGAGCGGTAGCGGCACCTCAGGGACACCAACCCGGAGCAATGGAACAAGTGTCATACCTCACAAATCTCGAAAGAACTCAAACCGCTCTACCTCCGTCTGCGCCAGCCGCTCAGCCCAGGATGGAG AGAATTGCCGAGGCCGTGCGTACCGCGTCGCAAATTCCACAAGGCTTCAAGGATCTCATACAAAAGCGGTGCGAGGAAAGAGGCATCCTCTTTATGCCCGTGCCAAACAGATACAGGGAAGGGAAACAAGTTTATAAAGTCGGCAACGTCCAGGCTTACATCGATAGAAACGTCGTCTTTGTTTGCCACAACGGATCCACATGGGCTCCGACCCATTTGAACGCGTTACTGGACATGGCTGAGATATAG